The following proteins come from a genomic window of Kitasatospora sp. NBC_01246:
- a CDS encoding anti-sigma factor, whose product MTAPADSDLHLLTGAYALHSLDADERDAFEAHLGGCESCGEEVAGFAAALSRLGTAQAVEPPPRLRAALLARLEGEHQSPPLPRHTGAAAPRVAPPGVRRRARWPRFALAASLAATTALGVLAVQQHEQARRARSDAGQLRARQAAFGELLTAPDARVSTVTAGSGVGTVVWSADRNRAGFLATGLPDPGPGRVYELWLDHAGTYLPAGLLPDGDGALLLTAPLDGARSVGLTVEPAGGSVRPTGEPVLALRLGRT is encoded by the coding sequence ATGACCGCCCCCGCCGACAGCGATCTCCACCTGCTCACCGGCGCGTACGCGCTGCACTCCCTCGACGCGGACGAACGTGACGCCTTCGAGGCCCATCTCGGCGGGTGCGAGAGCTGCGGGGAGGAGGTGGCGGGCTTCGCCGCGGCCCTGAGCCGGCTCGGTACGGCCCAGGCGGTCGAGCCACCGCCGCGGCTGCGGGCGGCGCTGCTGGCCCGGCTGGAGGGGGAACACCAGTCGCCGCCGCTCCCCCGGCACACCGGCGCGGCCGCGCCCCGGGTCGCGCCGCCCGGCGTCCGCCGGCGGGCCCGCTGGCCGCGGTTCGCCCTGGCCGCCTCGCTGGCCGCGACCACCGCGCTCGGTGTCCTCGCCGTGCAGCAGCACGAGCAGGCCCGGCGGGCGCGTTCCGACGCCGGGCAGTTGCGTGCCCGGCAGGCGGCCTTCGGCGAGTTGCTGACCGCCCCGGACGCCCGGGTGAGCACCGTCACCGCCGGTTCGGGTGTCGGCACCGTGGTCTGGTCGGCCGACCGCAACCGGGCCGGGTTCCTCGCCACCGGCCTTCCCGATCCCGGGCCCGGCCGCGTCTACGAACTCTGGCTCGACCACGCGGGCACCTACCTCCCGGCCGGTCTGCTGCCGGACGGCGACGGCGCCCTCCTGCTCACCGCGCCCCTGGACGGTGCCCGGTCCGTCGGCCTGACGGTGGAGCCCGCCGGCGGGTCGGTGCGGCCGACCGGCGAGCCCGTGCTGGCCCTGCGCCTGGGGCGGACCTGA
- a CDS encoding MFS transporter translates to MEVSDVRAPSPIPDRTTEPYRWRWLILAVMIVAEIMDLLDASIVNVAGPDLERSLGAGSVGLQWVIGGYALTLGAGLVLGGRLGDRFGRRSMFLIGLATFTASSLLCAVAPNIESLIAFRLLQGTAGAMLLPQGLGLLRENFSGPELTKVFAVFGPVLGLGGIIGPVLGGFLIEGDYFDLGWRSVFLVNLPIGIAALIVAAKFLPKKAGDRSVRVDTTGAALVVASCALLVLPLNQGQENGWPLWTWLSMAASATGFALFALQQRRTAAAGREPLVTPGLLRKPAFTVGLGGIALFFGGLIGTQLVLTLFLQIGRHFTAGEAGLGNLPLAVGTAIGGAVSGAFLADRIGRKVLQIGPLVQLAGAGVLWFELDGLDVTSFSIWDVVPGVTVAGIGAGMVIAALFSFILAAVDDDEIGSASGVLSAVQAVGGSIGVAVFGSVFFAQAKAGDFTGGFHRALIVQACLLAVFFAITFLLPRKGRPEEEQHGTAAATAPATGSDAERHLTA, encoded by the coding sequence ATGGAGGTATCTGACGTGCGTGCCCCGTCTCCCATCCCCGACAGGACGACCGAGCCATACCGGTGGCGGTGGCTGATCCTGGCGGTGATGATCGTCGCGGAGATCATGGATCTCCTGGACGCCTCGATCGTCAACGTTGCCGGGCCGGACCTGGAGAGGTCCCTCGGCGCCGGTTCCGTCGGACTGCAATGGGTGATCGGCGGCTACGCCCTCACCCTGGGCGCCGGCCTCGTGCTCGGCGGCCGGCTCGGCGATCGCTTCGGCCGACGCAGCATGTTCCTGATCGGCTTGGCGACCTTCACCGCGAGCTCCCTGCTGTGCGCGGTCGCGCCGAACATCGAGTCACTGATCGCCTTCCGCCTGCTGCAGGGCACCGCCGGAGCGATGCTGCTGCCCCAGGGCCTGGGCCTGCTGCGGGAGAACTTCTCCGGCCCCGAGCTCACCAAGGTCTTCGCGGTCTTCGGACCGGTCCTCGGCCTGGGCGGCATCATCGGCCCGGTCCTGGGCGGCTTCCTCATCGAGGGCGACTACTTCGACCTGGGCTGGCGGTCGGTGTTCCTGGTCAACCTGCCCATCGGAATCGCGGCACTGATCGTCGCCGCGAAGTTCCTGCCCAAGAAGGCGGGCGACCGCTCCGTACGGGTCGACACGACCGGCGCCGCGCTGGTCGTGGCGTCCTGCGCCCTGCTGGTGCTGCCGCTCAACCAGGGGCAGGAGAACGGCTGGCCGCTGTGGACATGGCTGTCCATGGCCGCCTCGGCGACCGGTTTCGCCCTCTTCGCCCTCCAGCAGCGCCGCACGGCAGCCGCAGGACGCGAGCCGCTGGTGACCCCGGGCCTGCTTCGCAAGCCGGCCTTCACCGTAGGCCTCGGCGGCATCGCCCTGTTCTTCGGCGGGCTCATCGGCACCCAGCTCGTTCTTACCCTGTTCCTCCAGATCGGCCGGCACTTCACCGCCGGTGAGGCGGGACTGGGCAACCTGCCCCTCGCGGTGGGAACCGCGATCGGCGGCGCGGTCAGCGGCGCGTTCCTCGCGGACAGGATCGGCCGCAAGGTGCTGCAGATCGGACCGCTGGTCCAGCTGGCCGGCGCGGGCGTGCTGTGGTTCGAGCTCGACGGCCTGGACGTTACCTCGTTCTCGATCTGGGACGTCGTCCCCGGCGTGACGGTGGCGGGCATCGGCGCCGGCATGGTGATCGCCGCCCTGTTCAGCTTCATCCTGGCCGCGGTCGACGACGACGAGATCGGTTCCGCCTCCGGTGTCCTGTCGGCGGTCCAGGCGGTCGGCGGTTCCATCGGTGTCGCGGTCTTCGGCTCGGTGTTCTTCGCCCAGGCCAAGGCCGGTGACTTCACCGGCGGCTTCCACCGCGCGCTGATCGTCCAGGCCTGCCTGCTGGCCGTCTTCTTCGCGATCACCTTCCTGCTGCCCAGGAAGGGCCGCCCCGAGGAAGAGCAGCACGGCACCGCCGCCGCCACCGCGCCCGCCACCGGCTCCGACGCGGAGCGGCACCTCACCGCGTGA
- a CDS encoding MarR family winged helix-turn-helix transcriptional regulator: MGDGVAARRERLMEGLRIHGGHYAELSRRFAAWLGLHSTDATAVLEIAAAEERGAPLSPARLSERISLSTGATTALLNRLEAAGHITRTREHSDRRIVTLRGGPHIQERADEFFGPLAHRLDAAMAPYPPQLLQQFEQFITALNATMDAHLAERSPVAPPPGSPRGTAGAG, translated from the coding sequence ATGGGCGACGGTGTCGCGGCGCGGCGCGAGCGGCTGATGGAGGGGCTGCGGATCCATGGCGGCCACTACGCCGAACTCAGCCGGCGCTTCGCCGCCTGGCTGGGCCTGCACTCCACCGACGCGACCGCGGTGCTGGAGATCGCCGCCGCCGAGGAACGCGGGGCCCCGCTGTCACCGGCCCGGCTGAGCGAGCGCATCTCCCTGTCCACGGGAGCCACCACCGCGCTCCTCAACCGCCTCGAAGCGGCCGGGCACATCACCCGCACCCGCGAGCACTCCGACCGGCGCATCGTCACCCTGCGCGGCGGCCCGCACATCCAGGAGCGGGCGGACGAGTTCTTCGGCCCGCTCGCCCACCGCCTCGACGCCGCGATGGCCCCCTACCCGCCACAACTCCTGCAACAGTTCGAGCAGTTCATCACCGCTCTGAACGCCACCATGGACGCCCACCTCGCCGAGCGGAGCCCGGTGGCCCCACCCCCCGGCTCCCCCCGGGGGACCGCAGGCGCTGGCTAG
- a CDS encoding SDR family oxidoreductase, with protein MGATGTTGTALLHSLRALDVPVRALTRTPQRPLPGTAGPRHDRLVEVRYADAGDPDSLRAAFEGADQLFLAMANSPAQVALETRVIDIAVVSGIGHVVKVSAPAAEPDSPVAISRGHHAVEAHLRASGLTGTVLRPYAFMQNLLRLAPAVAEGVVLGAMGEAPCNYVDSRDIGDVAAAVLTRRHLAGGTYTLTGPEAVSHPDLAARLTAVTGRLIRYVDLAPDEMRDDLVHRAGMPDWLADHVVEIQRLAVARPETPTSTVADVLGRSPRTLDAFLAEHRHHFDR; from the coding sequence ATGGGAGCGACCGGAACCACCGGAACCGCCCTGCTCCACAGCCTCCGCGCACTCGACGTACCCGTGCGCGCCCTCACCCGCACCCCGCAGCGGCCGCTCCCCGGCACCGCCGGCCCGCGGCACGACCGGCTCGTCGAGGTCCGGTACGCCGACGCCGGCGACCCCGACTCGCTGCGCGCCGCCTTCGAGGGCGCCGACCAGCTCTTCCTCGCCATGGCCAACAGCCCCGCGCAGGTCGCGCTCGAAACCCGCGTCATCGACATCGCCGTGGTCAGCGGCATCGGACACGTCGTCAAGGTCTCCGCCCCGGCGGCCGAGCCGGACTCGCCCGTCGCGATATCCCGCGGACACCACGCCGTCGAGGCACACCTGCGCGCCTCCGGACTCACCGGCACCGTCCTGCGGCCCTACGCGTTCATGCAGAACCTCCTGCGCCTGGCGCCCGCCGTGGCCGAGGGGGTCGTCCTCGGCGCGATGGGGGAGGCGCCCTGCAACTACGTCGACAGCCGCGACATCGGCGATGTCGCGGCCGCCGTGCTCACCCGCCGTCACCTCGCGGGCGGCACCTACACCCTGACCGGACCGGAGGCCGTCTCCCATCCCGACCTCGCCGCCCGGCTGACCGCGGTGACCGGCCGCCTGATCCGGTACGTCGACCTCGCCCCGGACGAGATGCGCGACGACCTCGTCCACCGGGCCGGCATGCCAGACTGGCTCGCCGACCACGTCGTGGAGATCCAGCGACTGGCCGTCGCCCGCCCCGAGACACCCACCAGCACCGTCGCCGACGTCCTCGGCCGCTCGCCCCGCACCCTCGACGCCTTCCTGGCCGAACACCGGCACCATTTCGACCGGTAG
- a CDS encoding MarR family winged helix-turn-helix transcriptional regulator produces the protein MTRDGSDGEQPTLEQAGWQLRHYGLAVDPQAVLVAVRLISAGARVGRAAEAHFARFGLSTGRYRLLSDLEGHGGEKSPSQLAADLDVSRATVTGLLDGLEREGLVARRPSTEDGRGTVAVLTARGAQRLRDMAPEHFGRLEAMVGGLTVEERTVFLDLLSRVVRGSSALTAD, from the coding sequence ATGACGAGGGACGGTAGCGACGGTGAGCAGCCCACGCTGGAGCAGGCCGGATGGCAGCTGCGGCACTACGGGCTGGCGGTCGATCCGCAGGCGGTGCTGGTCGCCGTGCGACTGATCTCCGCGGGCGCGAGAGTCGGCCGGGCGGCCGAGGCGCACTTCGCCCGGTTCGGGCTCTCGACGGGCCGCTACCGCCTGCTCTCCGACCTCGAAGGTCACGGGGGAGAGAAGTCCCCCTCCCAGCTGGCGGCCGATCTCGACGTCTCCAGGGCCACGGTCACCGGCCTGCTCGACGGACTCGAACGCGAGGGCCTGGTCGCCAGGCGCCCGTCCACCGAGGACGGGCGCGGCACGGTGGCGGTCTTGACCGCGCGCGGTGCGCAGCGCCTTCGCGACATGGCGCCCGAGCACTTCGGGCGACTGGAGGCGATGGTGGGCGGGCTCACCGTCGAGGAGCGCACGGTGTTCCTGGACCTGCTCTCCCGCGTCGTGCGCGGCAGTTCGGCGCTGACGGCCGACTGA
- the dacB gene encoding D-alanyl-D-alanine carboxypeptidase/D-alanyl-D-alanine endopeptidase yields MSSTPRSRRFRAAALLTSLATVLVPALTLGTAAPAAAHGDELSAEIRAIMAKPGYEHAQWGLLERDGTTGEVIHSQFPDQFFLPGSTAKLLSVSGAWHALGGDHEFTTPVQAVGQQNGSALDGNLVLIGQGDLTMGGRTAPDGSVSYTPIDHTYANDVPGATLTPEDPLAGLDLIARQVRDAGLTRIDGDVAVDTRLFSSFPGLDPTPTPLIVNDNVIDLLTTPTAPGQSAQLTWRPQVAPYQVESTVRTVAAGSPTDLTVSASPDGTRITVSGTIAADAPPTLRISPVQDPAAFGRTALIEALGRAGVTVTASPTGPNPTDKVPDSYDGTRRVAAYVSPVYAKYAKLILKVSHNLGANLAICLMAVTAGSHQCENGFPVLNEFLRGAGIDPTQAQLLDGRGGNPVDRVTPRIETDIVNYWQNTPEAARFRDALPILGVDGSLAGACAGCPTCPGKGKVWAKPGSVVGEDGLNQRLAVGAQTLGGYLDAGHGRLNTFYLAVNGASTPDIEGFLDEINDLARIAGLLQQEAEARNS; encoded by the coding sequence ATGAGTTCGACCCCCAGAAGTCGCCGTTTCCGGGCCGCGGCCCTCCTCACCAGCCTCGCGACCGTGCTCGTCCCCGCGCTGACGCTCGGCACCGCCGCGCCGGCCGCCGCGCACGGCGACGAGCTGAGCGCCGAGATCCGGGCCATCATGGCCAAGCCCGGCTACGAGCACGCCCAGTGGGGACTGCTGGAGCGGGACGGCACCACCGGCGAGGTCATCCACTCCCAGTTCCCCGACCAGTTCTTCCTCCCCGGCTCGACGGCCAAGCTGCTCAGCGTCTCGGGCGCCTGGCACGCGCTGGGCGGCGACCACGAGTTCACCACCCCCGTGCAGGCCGTCGGGCAGCAGAACGGTTCGGCCCTGGACGGCAACCTGGTCCTGATCGGCCAGGGCGACCTCACCATGGGTGGCCGCACCGCGCCGGACGGCTCGGTCTCCTACACCCCGATCGACCACACCTACGCCAACGACGTGCCCGGCGCGACCCTCACCCCCGAGGACCCGCTGGCCGGGCTCGACCTGATCGCCCGGCAGGTGCGTGATGCCGGACTCACCCGGATCGACGGCGACGTCGCCGTCGACACCCGACTCTTCAGCTCCTTCCCTGGCCTGGACCCGACTCCCACCCCGCTGATCGTCAACGACAACGTCATCGACCTGCTGACCACCCCGACCGCCCCGGGCCAGAGCGCGCAGCTGACCTGGCGTCCCCAGGTCGCGCCGTACCAGGTCGAGTCGACGGTGCGGACGGTCGCGGCGGGCAGTCCGACCGACCTGACGGTCTCCGCCTCCCCCGACGGCACCCGGATCACCGTCTCCGGCACGATCGCGGCCGACGCCCCGCCCACCCTGCGGATCTCCCCGGTGCAGGACCCGGCCGCGTTCGGGCGCACCGCCCTGATCGAGGCCCTCGGCCGCGCGGGCGTCACGGTCACCGCCTCGCCGACCGGGCCGAACCCGACCGACAAGGTGCCGGACTCCTACGACGGCACCCGGCGGGTGGCCGCCTACGTCTCCCCGGTCTACGCGAAGTACGCCAAGCTGATCCTCAAGGTCAGCCACAACCTCGGCGCCAATCTGGCCATCTGCCTGATGGCCGTGACCGCGGGCAGCCACCAGTGCGAAAACGGCTTCCCCGTCCTCAACGAGTTCCTGCGCGGGGCCGGGATCGACCCGACCCAGGCCCAACTCCTCGACGGCCGCGGCGGAAACCCGGTCGACCGGGTCACCCCGAGGATCGAGACCGACATCGTGAACTACTGGCAGAACACCCCGGAGGCCGCCCGCTTCCGCGACGCGCTGCCGATCCTGGGCGTGGACGGCTCGCTGGCCGGCGCGTGCGCCGGCTGCCCCACCTGCCCCGGCAAGGGCAAGGTCTGGGCCAAGCCCGGCAGCGTGGTCGGCGAGGACGGGCTCAACCAGCGGCTCGCCGTCGGCGCCCAGACCCTGGGCGGCTACCTCGACGCCGGCCACGGCCGGCTGAACACCTTCTACCTGGCCGTGAACGGCGCGTCCACGCCCGACATCGAGGGCTTCCTCGACGAGATCAACGACCTGGCCCGGATCGCGGGCCTGCTGCAGCAGGAGGCCGAGGCACGCAATAGCTGA
- a CDS encoding aldo/keto reductase, with product MALALDDYRLLGRSGLRVSPLALGTATFGTEWGWGAERAEARKLFDRYVGLGGNLLDTADTYTDGSSERLLGEFAHEERERLVLATKYSTLRRPGDPNSGGGHRKALFGSVEGSLRRLGTDYLDLLYLHVWDFRTSVEEVLRGLDDLVRQGKVLYVAISNTPAWQVSRMQAIADLRGWSPLVALQLEYSLIERTAERDLIPMARELGLGVVPYSPLGGGVLSGKYGRDDVGATGAGPDGSTRRSHNLALGTLTERSLGVAGVVREVADELGHTPAQVALAWTLRNPGVTSTLLGARTCAQLEDNLGALAVELTDAQLARLDAAGAIALGQPHELLVSEPIRRVTTGGLRIESRR from the coding sequence ATGGCACTGGCCCTCGACGACTACCGGCTGCTGGGCCGCTCGGGACTGCGGGTCTCACCGCTGGCCCTGGGCACCGCGACCTTCGGCACCGAATGGGGATGGGGCGCGGAACGGGCCGAGGCCCGCAAGCTGTTCGACCGCTACGTCGGGCTCGGCGGCAACCTCCTCGACACCGCCGACACCTACACCGACGGCAGCTCCGAGCGCCTGCTGGGCGAGTTCGCCCACGAGGAGCGCGAACGCCTGGTGCTGGCGACCAAGTACTCGACCCTGCGCCGCCCCGGCGACCCGAACTCCGGGGGCGGGCACCGCAAGGCGCTGTTCGGCTCGGTGGAGGGCAGCCTGCGGCGGCTCGGCACCGACTACCTCGACCTGCTGTACCTGCACGTCTGGGACTTCCGGACCTCGGTGGAGGAGGTGCTGCGCGGCCTGGACGACCTGGTCCGGCAGGGCAAGGTGCTGTACGTGGCGATCTCCAACACCCCGGCCTGGCAGGTGTCCCGGATGCAGGCGATCGCGGACCTGCGCGGCTGGTCGCCGCTGGTCGCGCTGCAGCTCGAGTACAGCCTGATCGAACGCACCGCGGAGCGCGACCTGATCCCGATGGCCCGGGAGCTGGGCCTGGGCGTGGTCCCGTACTCGCCGCTCGGCGGCGGCGTGCTCAGTGGCAAGTACGGCCGGGACGACGTGGGCGCGACGGGCGCCGGCCCCGACGGGAGCACCCGCCGGAGCCACAACCTCGCCCTGGGAACCCTCACCGAACGCAGCCTCGGCGTGGCCGGGGTGGTCCGGGAGGTGGCCGACGAGCTGGGGCACACTCCGGCCCAGGTGGCGCTGGCCTGGACGCTGCGGAACCCGGGCGTGACGAGCACGCTGCTCGGCGCCCGCACCTGCGCCCAGTTGGAGGACAACCTGGGCGCCCTGGCGGTCGAGCTGACGGACGCCCAGCTGGCCCGGCTCGACGCGGCGGGCGCGATCGCCCTCGGCCAGCCGCACGAGCTGCTGGTGAGCGAGCCGATCCGCCGGGTGACCACGGGCGGCCTGCGGATCGAGAGCCGCCGCTGA
- a CDS encoding helix-turn-helix domain-containing protein, translated as MTTRTMDTTEELAAFLRSRRERLDPDRLGLPAHRRTRRTPGLRREEVAELAGVSTDYVVRLEQGRGLRPSAEVLAALARALRLAPGERDYLFDLAGRRRPGTTGGPAAGPAPSLAHLVDDLSPLPAMLLDHRYDLLAWNPEMARLLPEFEAVPPERRNAMWLCLLHPPMRGFYADRERVLRDGVAHLRAAWAAHPQDRALAGLIAEFTAQDEDFARLWAEREVRVNGRGRKLLRHPAVGTIAVDFEVLLPLEDPELRLLVYRGADDESRVALHRLCGGDGRQEG; from the coding sequence ATGACGACCCGCACCATGGACACCACCGAGGAACTGGCCGCCTTCCTGCGCAGCCGGCGCGAACGGCTGGACCCGGACCGGCTGGGCCTGCCCGCGCACCGGCGGACCCGGCGAACGCCCGGACTGCGCCGCGAGGAGGTCGCCGAGCTGGCCGGAGTCAGCACCGACTACGTGGTCCGGCTGGAGCAGGGCCGGGGGCTTCGGCCCTCCGCGGAGGTGCTGGCGGCGCTGGCCCGGGCCCTGCGGCTGGCACCCGGCGAACGCGACTACCTCTTCGACCTGGCCGGACGGCGCCGCCCCGGCACCACCGGCGGGCCGGCCGCTGGTCCGGCGCCGTCGCTGGCCCACCTGGTCGACGACCTCTCCCCGTTGCCCGCCATGCTGCTGGACCACCGCTACGACCTGCTGGCCTGGAACCCCGAAATGGCCCGGCTGCTACCGGAGTTCGAAGCCGTTCCGCCGGAGCGGCGGAACGCGATGTGGCTCTGCCTGCTGCACCCGCCGATGCGCGGCTTCTACGCCGACCGCGAGAGGGTGCTGCGGGACGGCGTCGCCCATCTGCGCGCGGCCTGGGCCGCCCACCCGCAGGACCGGGCACTGGCCGGGCTGATCGCCGAATTCACCGCGCAGGACGAGGACTTCGCCCGGCTCTGGGCAGAGCGGGAGGTCCGCGTCAACGGCCGCGGTCGTAAGCTGCTGCGGCACCCGGCCGTCGGGACGATCGCCGTCGACTTCGAGGTCCTGCTCCCGCTGGAGGACCCCGAGCTCCGGCTTCTGGTCTACCGCGGCGCGGACGACGAGAGCCGCGTAGCCCTGCACCGGCTGTGCGGCGGTGACGGGCGCCAGGAAGGCTGA
- a CDS encoding RNA polymerase sigma factor, producing the protein MNEALLRALVPAVIGVLVRRGADFAAAEDAVQEALVEAVRRWPDDPPRDPKGWLVTVAWRKYLDAVRADTSRRRREDLVEAEPVPDRGEAVDDTLQLYFLCAHPSLTPGSAVALTLRAVGGLTTRQIAQAYLVPEATMAQRISRAKRTVSGVRFDRPGDVATVLRVLYLVFNEGYSGDVDLAAEAIRLTRQLAAGTDHVEVAGLLALMLLHHARRPARTSPDGRLVPLAEQDRGLWDTRLITEGVDVLQAALARDRLGEFQAQAAVAALHADARTTEETDWVQIVEWYDELVRLTDSPVARLNRAVAVGEADGARAGLAALAELDPALPRYTAVAAYLHERDGDPATAARLYAQAARSAPTLPERDHLTRQAARLNAQLRR; encoded by the coding sequence GTGAACGAAGCACTGCTCCGGGCCCTGGTGCCCGCGGTGATCGGTGTCCTCGTCCGTCGCGGAGCGGACTTCGCGGCGGCCGAGGACGCCGTACAGGAGGCCCTGGTCGAGGCCGTGCGCAGGTGGCCGGACGACCCGCCGCGCGACCCGAAGGGCTGGCTGGTCACGGTGGCCTGGCGCAAGTACCTCGACGCCGTCCGGGCCGACACCTCCCGGCGGCGGCGCGAGGACCTGGTCGAGGCAGAGCCCGTGCCCGACCGGGGCGAGGCGGTGGACGACACGCTCCAGCTGTACTTCCTGTGCGCGCACCCGTCCCTGACGCCGGGCTCCGCCGTCGCGCTCACTCTGCGCGCGGTCGGCGGCCTGACCACGCGGCAGATCGCGCAGGCCTACCTCGTGCCGGAGGCGACCATGGCCCAGCGGATCAGCCGGGCCAAGCGGACCGTCTCCGGCGTCCGCTTCGACCGGCCCGGTGACGTCGCCACCGTGCTGCGGGTGCTCTACCTGGTCTTCAACGAGGGGTACTCCGGGGACGTCGACCTCGCGGCCGAGGCGATCCGGCTGACCCGCCAACTGGCGGCCGGCACCGACCACGTGGAGGTCGCGGGCCTGTTGGCGCTGATGCTGCTCCACCACGCCCGGCGCCCGGCCCGGACGAGCCCGGACGGCAGGCTCGTGCCGCTCGCCGAGCAGGACCGCGGCCTGTGGGACACCCGGCTGATCACCGAGGGCGTCGACGTGCTCCAGGCCGCCCTCGCCCGCGACCGCCTGGGCGAGTTCCAGGCCCAGGCGGCCGTCGCCGCGCTCCACGCCGACGCCCGGACCACCGAGGAGACCGACTGGGTGCAGATCGTCGAGTGGTACGACGAGCTGGTACGGCTCACCGACAGCCCGGTGGCACGCCTCAACCGGGCCGTCGCGGTGGGCGAGGCCGACGGCGCCCGGGCGGGGCTGGCCGCCCTGGCGGAGCTCGACCCCGCCCTGCCGAGGTACACCGCCGTCGCGGCGTACCTCCACGAGCGCGACGGTGATCCGGCGACCGCGGCACGGCTCTACGCCCAGGCCGCCCGGTCGGCGCCCACCCTCCCCGAACGCGACCACCTCACCCGGCAGGCCGCCCGGCTCAACGCGCAGCTGCGCCGGTGA
- a CDS encoding YciI family protein, with product MAKYLLLKHYRGAPAAVNDVPMDQWEPEEVTAHVQYMRDFAARLEGTGEFVDSQALSPEGTFVRYDGEGRPPVTDGPFAETKDLIAGWMVIDVETYERAVELAGELSAAPGAGGKPIHEWLEVRPFYGEKCTATE from the coding sequence ATGGCCAAGTACCTGCTGCTCAAGCACTACCGGGGCGCGCCGGCGGCGGTCAACGACGTGCCGATGGACCAGTGGGAGCCGGAGGAGGTGACGGCCCACGTGCAGTACATGCGTGACTTCGCCGCCCGGCTGGAGGGCACCGGCGAGTTCGTCGACAGCCAGGCGCTCTCCCCGGAGGGCACGTTCGTCCGCTACGACGGCGAGGGGCGGCCCCCGGTCACCGACGGTCCGTTCGCGGAGACCAAGGACCTGATCGCCGGCTGGATGGTGATCGACGTGGAGACCTACGAGCGCGCGGTCGAGCTGGCCGGCGAGCTGTCGGCGGCCCCGGGCGCGGGGGGCAAGCCCATCCACGAGTGGCTTGAGGTGCGCCCGTTCTACGGCGAGAAGTGCACGGCCACCGAGTGA
- a CDS encoding excalibur calcium-binding domain-containing protein yields MNSTHVHTPAPAAAPLPPRTKGQIALRVLALWLLPPLGALWAWRSKRLTKGAKLAVTVLAAVWLLILIGASGDSKAEQNSKPPGPVSSAPAEPTAPTTPPGGTTPPAPTTPPAPAAPEPAATEPPAAPSPVPTTAPPLPAPVPVAPSPVAPSTPAAAPAPPKPPVPETKPPVTTPKPPTSEPEPTTQAPAAAYYKNCAAAKAAGAAPLHRGDPGYRAGLDADGDGVACER; encoded by the coding sequence GTGAATTCGACCCATGTCCACACCCCCGCGCCCGCCGCGGCGCCCCTGCCCCCGCGCACCAAGGGGCAGATTGCCCTGCGGGTGCTCGCCCTCTGGCTGCTCCCGCCGCTCGGCGCACTGTGGGCGTGGCGCTCCAAGCGGCTCACCAAGGGCGCGAAGCTCGCCGTCACCGTGCTGGCCGCCGTCTGGCTGCTGATCCTGATCGGCGCCTCCGGCGACTCCAAGGCCGAGCAGAACAGCAAGCCCCCGGGCCCGGTGAGCTCCGCCCCAGCCGAGCCGACCGCGCCCACCACCCCGCCCGGCGGGACCACCCCGCCGGCGCCCACCACCCCGCCCGCCCCGGCCGCGCCCGAACCCGCCGCCACCGAGCCGCCCGCCGCACCCAGCCCGGTGCCGACCACCGCGCCCCCGCTGCCCGCGCCCGTCCCGGTCGCGCCCAGCCCGGTCGCGCCCAGCACCCCCGCCGCCGCCCCGGCTCCGCCGAAGCCGCCGGTCCCGGAGACCAAGCCGCCGGTGACCACCCCGAAGCCCCCCACCAGCGAGCCGGAACCCACCACCCAGGCCCCGGCGGCGGCCTACTACAAGAACTGCGCCGCCGCGAAGGCCGCCGGCGCCGCACCGCTGCACCGGGGCGACCCGGGCTACCGCGCCGGGCTCGACGCCGACGGCGACGGCGTCGCCTGCGAGCGCTGA
- a CDS encoding GNAT family N-acetyltransferase yields the protein MPYDNVTLRPVAESELGTLEELVQNPEAVGTFQWFGWTDPGSWRRRWAENRLLGDDRGQLAVAAGGEFHGFVGWRRVDVVPRSYYWSMGIQLLPGSRGRGIGTRAQILLVDYLFAYSPVARVEADTETENFAEQRALEKAGFTQEGVLRNVVFRDGQWRDSIRYSVLRDEAAARRTSAES from the coding sequence ATGCCATATGACAATGTGACACTGCGCCCCGTGGCCGAGAGCGAGCTGGGCACGCTGGAGGAACTGGTCCAGAACCCGGAGGCGGTCGGGACGTTCCAGTGGTTCGGCTGGACCGACCCCGGGTCATGGCGGCGGCGGTGGGCCGAGAACCGGCTGCTGGGCGACGACCGCGGACAGCTGGCCGTCGCGGCCGGCGGCGAGTTCCACGGGTTCGTCGGCTGGCGGCGGGTGGACGTCGTGCCGCGCTCGTACTACTGGAGCATGGGTATCCAGCTGCTCCCCGGATCGCGAGGGCGGGGCATCGGGACTCGGGCCCAGATCCTGCTGGTGGACTACCTGTTCGCGTACTCGCCGGTCGCGCGGGTGGAGGCCGACACCGAGACGGAGAACTTCGCCGAGCAACGCGCGCTGGAGAAGGCCGGGTTCACCCAGGAGGGCGTGCTGCGCAACGTGGTGTTCCGCGACGGGCAGTGGCGCGACAGCATCCGCTACAGCGTGCTGCGGGACGAGGCGGCCGCCCGCCGGACCTCCGCCGAATCGTAG